From the genome of Nicotiana sylvestris chromosome 2, ASM39365v2, whole genome shotgun sequence, one region includes:
- the LOC104230244 gene encoding uncharacterized protein: MGYAGHSASTSVNNIELMALLRGLKMAFTHNLTPLQIHMDAKEVINLINTNYSLKSAIAFDCSFHIHQLNNPPLSHTYRDQNIVADKLAHFGMELEGTPITFFADPPHFIWKDLLNDKYGVGTTRWIPRSKTFCMDSLPSSGTQNAALSTS, from the coding sequence ATGGGATATGCGGGTCACTCAGCATCTACCAGTGTTAATAATATTGAACTCATGGCATTATTACGTGGTTTGAAAATGGCTTTTACGCACAACTTAACACCACTTCAAATCCACATGGATGCAAAGGAGGTAATTAATTTGATCAATACCAACTACTCGCTAAAATCAGCTATTGCATTTGACTGCAGTTTCCATATCCACCAGCTGAATAATCCACCACTTAGCCACACTTACAGGGACCAAAATATAGTAGCAGATAAACTTGCACATTTTGGTATGGAACTGGAAGGCACTCCTATCACCTTTTTTGCAGATCCTCCTCACTTCATATGGAAGGATCTTTTGAATGACAAGTATGGTGTTGGCACGACTAGATGGATACCAAGAAGCAAAACTTTTTGTATGGACTCATTACCCTCCTCTGGCACCCAAAACGCAGCACTTTCAACAAGCTAA